aattataatttataaactatGGTTTTTGGCACATAATGCCAGTCTAACGTTTGTAGTTATTTTATGGAACAGATAATACTGCCACAACACTGTTTATTGAAGTGCCATTCACTAACTTACTAAGTTACTACGGTAATTTCTGCTTTTagtgtaacttatatatattgatttttcGAATCAGGGATGGATTTCTATCTAGGTTGGACCAGTCTTTTGATCAAGCGAGTTGCAACCTCTCTGATACTTCATCTAACATTGACGTTTATGGCAATAGAAACGAACAGAACAACGAAATTAATTCACTGGAACTCGCGGATGAACTTCATGGACAATTTGATTCCAATAATGAGGAAACTGAGAACCATGGGTTATCTAATGGTAGAACTAACATTGAAGGCAACATTCTCGAAGAAAAAAGTTCACAGGAAGCTACTAGTTGCTTGGAGTTGTCTGAACAAGTTTCAGAGAGTGATGTTAGAAACATGCAACAATCGGCCTCTGTTTTGGGTTTGGAACGGGGTGATGTTAATGAGCAAGAAGAAAGAAACTGGCAGGAATGTCCTAATAGCGAATCATCCCCAGAAAGTTTCAGAAATGAAGGAGACCTCGAGCAACCCAGCGAAGTAGTCTCTTATCGATCTCACCAAAATAGGGAGGATTATTCTGGCTCAATTTTATCAGATCATTCGGACAGTGTGGAAAGCAACAATAATGAAGATTCAAATCAGCTTGAATCTTCTGCCTTAGTAGAGCATGATCAATTTTTGGAAACTGTTGTAGGAAACATATTTGGATCTAATGAACCCAGAGGTGGTACTGGGGATAATGTGGATGGACAGCAGCAGGAAACCACCAATGGATTGTCccaattttttttgggaaatgAAGACACGGAACACGATCGTATGCAGCAAGCATCTGAAGTGTGGCGTGTGGATGGTGAATATCAAGAGGCCATGCAGAATTGGTCTGATGAGACTGTCCCAAATGGAGGAGTTGACACGTCTTATCTACCTGATGATGGTAATGTTTACAGTGCAGAAATCCGGGAACTACTAACTAGGTATGCAGTTTATAACTACAGGTCATATTATTTTGGCACTTTTGCGATCTACTTCAAATGgaacttttaattaattttgtaggAGAAGCGTATCTACACTTCTTCGTAGTGGATTCCGTGAGAGTCTTGACCAATTAATACAATCATATGTTGAAAGGCAAAGCCATGCTCCTTTCGAATGGGAAGTAACTTCTACTGCTGCCTCATCAGCTGAACAAGATCTGGAGCGGCAGATGGGAGATCAGAATGAAGGCAGGGGTGATGCTGTTGGGAGCCCTCCCACTCCACCCCCTCTACCTCCCCCACATGTATCTCCTGTTCACCAGATCTGGGTCGAGGAGCAGCAGGACTATAGTTGGCCACAGCATGACGTGCACCATCGTTTGGGAATTGTATGTATATTTTTGCCATTTATTATCCAGATTGGATATGTTTCTGGAACTTACTTTTGTTTAAATCATTCTATTAAAGGTAAATTATTGCATCTCTTTGTCAATTTCTTCATAAATTAAGGTGGAAAGGAAAATGGAGAAGTCTTTAAAGATTCTTAAAATAACAGATTTTCATTAGAGAAACTATtatctctctttattttttttcttggcctTTTCAAAACTCTGAATTTAGCATCTTGCTGTAATAGCGGTATAATTTTTCAGTAAAGTTCAACATGTTTTTGCAATTGTTGCAGGAGTGGGACATCGTTAATGACTTCAGGTTTGACATGGCTAGGCTACAGCAGAGGATGAATAACATGCAGAGgatgcttgaatcttgcatggATATGCAACTTGAGTTGCAGCGATCAATTAGACAGGAAGTTTCTGCTGCCCTGAATCGATCATCTGGTTCTACACGTCAGTctttaattttaattagctTTCTTTCCCCGCACTTACTTATTGTGctt
This genomic stretch from Tripterygium wilfordii isolate XIE 37 chromosome 22, ASM1340144v1, whole genome shotgun sequence harbors:
- the LOC119991275 gene encoding uncharacterized protein LOC119991275, coding for MAVAGLHNVSVPDTSFLRGSQSPAAGQQGNEGRVGSRSSSLLQMWREIEDEHVVSHGQERVGERIFQQRNDDLSRSDMSDGHSSENSGIPEDVSVSESDYGLWSPSPVGHQNEPEDPINFNCDHSSDLGQDERVRVRQIFREWMNSGVREQRSNVSSVNNGSRAEWLGETEQERVRIIREWVQMNSRQRGACPDHIDEQGAEAGGQIERVLDGLAANLNEGRNEHIRSRRGIRRLCGRQALLDMLKKFERERKRELQGLLEHRAVSQFAHHNRIQSLLRGRFLRNDSGRATTSMAANELGLLRQRHTVSDLRDGFLSRLDQSFDQASCNLSDTSSNIDVYGNRNEQNNEINSLELADELHGQFDSNNEETENHGLSNGRTNIEGNILEEKSSQEATSCLELSEQVSESDVRNMQQSASVLGLERGDVNEQEERNWQECPNSESSPESFRNEGDLEQPSEVVSYRSHQNREDYSGSILSDHSDSVESNNNEDSNQLESSALVEHDQFLETVVGNIFGSNEPRGGTGDNVDGQQQETTNGLSQFFLGNEDTEHDRMQQASEVWRVDGEYQEAMQNWSDETVPNGGVDTSYLPDDGNVYSAEIRELLTRRSVSTLLRSGFRESLDQLIQSYVERQSHAPFEWEVTSTAASSAEQDLERQMGDQNEGRGDAVGSPPTPPPLPPPHVSPVHQIWVEEQQDYSWPQHDVHHRLGIEWDIVNDFRFDMARLQQRMNNMQRMLESCMDMQLELQRSIRQEVSAALNRSSGSTRICENGLPEDGSKWDHVRKGICCICSDSKIDSLLYRCGHMCTCSKCANELVQCVGKCPMCEAPVVEVIRAYCIL